The following are from one region of the Actinomyces sp. oral taxon 897 genome:
- the murD gene encoding UDP-N-acetylmuramoyl-L-alanine--D-glutamate ligase, with protein MGRTGRAVLEALSTLGARVSVYDERQESLEDLPAAVASACAGSPGRLAQALTEQRPRLLVVSPGVPATGPVLAAAAACGIETWSEVELAWRLQRASARPDVPWVAVTGTDGKTTTVGMLAAILTAAGLNAPAVGNIGAPVVTTVLEGGADVLAVELSSFQLHTTRTLSPLAAACLNLAPDHLDWHGGYEDYRADKARVYARTRRGAVYNCADEATCLMVREADVMEGCRAVGFTLEAPALGQVGVVDDLLVDRAWHPGRHTEGLEVATLADLAHLAPGGQAARLPAHVLADALAASALALAVGVPGRAVSAGLRAFAPGAHRLVTVAQGGGVTWVDDSKATNPHSASAALSALEPGTGVWIVGGDTKGAQFHDLVRQVAVRLRAAVVIGADQTEVLDALARQAPQVPVRRVPHGGPREVVDGAVAAAAALARPGDTVMLAPACASWDQFSSYAQRGDLFAAAARDHVRRGTTDQERD; from the coding sequence ATGGGGCGCACCGGGCGTGCCGTCCTGGAGGCCCTGAGCACCCTGGGGGCGCGCGTGAGCGTCTACGACGAACGGCAGGAGTCCCTGGAGGACCTGCCCGCCGCCGTGGCCTCGGCCTGCGCCGGCAGCCCCGGGCGCCTCGCCCAGGCGCTCACCGAGCAGCGCCCCCGCCTCCTCGTGGTCTCCCCGGGGGTGCCCGCCACCGGGCCGGTCCTGGCTGCCGCGGCCGCCTGCGGTATCGAGACCTGGAGCGAGGTCGAGCTCGCCTGGCGCCTCCAGCGCGCCTCCGCCCGCCCGGACGTGCCCTGGGTCGCCGTCACCGGCACCGACGGCAAGACCACCACGGTGGGCATGCTCGCCGCCATCCTGACCGCGGCCGGTCTCAACGCCCCGGCGGTGGGCAATATCGGCGCCCCTGTGGTCACCACCGTCCTGGAGGGGGGCGCTGACGTGCTGGCCGTGGAGCTGTCCAGCTTCCAGCTCCACACCACCCGCACCCTGTCCCCGCTGGCCGCCGCCTGCCTCAACCTGGCCCCCGACCACCTCGACTGGCACGGTGGCTACGAGGACTACCGGGCGGACAAGGCCCGCGTCTACGCCCGCACCCGGCGTGGGGCCGTCTACAACTGCGCCGACGAGGCCACCTGCCTGATGGTCCGGGAGGCCGACGTCATGGAGGGCTGCCGCGCCGTCGGCTTCACCCTGGAAGCCCCCGCCCTGGGGCAGGTGGGGGTGGTTGACGACCTGCTGGTGGACCGTGCCTGGCACCCCGGCCGCCACACCGAGGGCCTGGAGGTGGCCACCCTGGCCGACCTGGCCCACCTGGCGCCGGGCGGGCAGGCGGCCCGTCTGCCTGCCCACGTCCTGGCCGACGCCCTGGCCGCCTCCGCCCTGGCCCTGGCCGTCGGCGTCCCGGGGCGGGCCGTCTCGGCCGGGCTGCGCGCCTTCGCCCCTGGCGCCCACCGGCTGGTCACCGTCGCCCAGGGCGGGGGCGTGACCTGGGTGGACGACTCCAAGGCCACCAACCCCCACTCCGCGAGCGCGGCCCTGAGCGCCCTGGAGCCGGGGACGGGCGTGTGGATCGTGGGCGGGGACACCAAGGGGGCCCAGTTCCACGACCTCGTGCGCCAGGTGGCCGTGCGCCTGCGGGCCGCGGTGGTCATTGGCGCCGACCAGACCGAGGTCCTGGACGCCCTGGCCCGCCAGGCCCCCCAGGTCCCGGTGCGCCGCGTGCCCCACGGCGGCCCCCGGGAGGTCGTGGACGGCGCCGTGGCCGCCGCCGCGGCCCTGGCCCGTCCCGGTGACACCGTCATGCTGGCCCCCGCCTGCGCCTCCTGGGACCAGTTCAGCTCCTACGCCCAGCGCGGCGACCTGTTCGCGGCCGCCGCCAGGGACCACGTACGTCGTGGGACCACGGACCAGGAGCGTGACTGA
- a CDS encoding FtsW/RodA/SpoVE family cell cycle protein, with protein sequence MPADPTGGGPRPAHPLRRLLASSEGPREGESATLSYYTLLLASLALLTFGLIMVFSVQSVKSAADGGSAYENFAKYLVFAVVGLALMALAARLPARAWQRLSVPVLVVATLPQLLVDFVPSVRTCTGGNCNWIRLPGDQTVQPSEFIKLAICLYIGYVVACHADRLKDLKGLALWLLVPVGVPIALVLWGGDLGTVIVLVLLGAGALWVYGLRARWFALLGALGVAGFAGASLLVANRRARILMWWFPDSADPLDVGYQPKHGRWALGTGSWTGVGPGASRQKWGYLTQADSDYVFAVLGEEFGLVGTLAVIASFAVVGWCCLRVMRRCESVYVSVVTAGIMTWIVGQAFINMSVVVGLLPVLGVPLPLISAGGSSLISVLAAVGVLLSFARAEPGAAQELAARPGAVRRTLSVVSSRRKSV encoded by the coding sequence GTGCCCGCAGACCCTACCGGCGGCGGCCCCCGACCCGCACACCCCCTGCGCCGCCTCCTGGCCTCCTCCGAGGGCCCCCGGGAGGGGGAGTCCGCCACCCTGAGCTACTACACGCTCCTCCTGGCCAGCCTCGCCCTGCTCACCTTCGGCCTGATCATGGTGTTCTCCGTCCAGTCGGTCAAGAGCGCGGCCGACGGGGGCAGCGCCTACGAGAACTTCGCCAAGTACCTCGTGTTCGCGGTGGTGGGGCTGGCCCTCATGGCGCTGGCGGCGCGCCTGCCCGCCCGGGCCTGGCAGCGTCTGTCCGTGCCGGTCCTGGTGGTGGCGACCCTGCCCCAGCTCCTGGTGGACTTCGTGCCCTCCGTGCGCACCTGCACGGGCGGGAACTGCAACTGGATCAGGCTCCCCGGTGACCAGACGGTCCAGCCCTCGGAGTTCATCAAGCTCGCGATCTGCCTGTACATCGGCTACGTCGTCGCCTGCCACGCCGACCGTCTCAAGGACCTCAAGGGCCTGGCCCTGTGGCTCCTGGTCCCCGTCGGCGTCCCGATCGCCCTGGTCCTGTGGGGCGGCGACCTGGGGACCGTCATCGTCCTGGTGCTCCTGGGCGCCGGGGCGCTGTGGGTCTACGGCCTGCGTGCCAGGTGGTTCGCCCTCCTGGGGGCCCTGGGCGTGGCCGGCTTCGCGGGGGCCTCCCTGCTCGTGGCCAACCGGCGCGCCCGGATCCTCATGTGGTGGTTCCCGGACTCCGCCGACCCCCTGGACGTGGGCTACCAGCCCAAGCACGGGCGCTGGGCCCTGGGGACCGGCAGCTGGACCGGGGTCGGGCCGGGGGCCTCGCGCCAGAAGTGGGGCTACCTGACCCAGGCGGACTCCGACTACGTCTTCGCGGTCCTGGGGGAGGAGTTCGGGCTCGTAGGCACCCTGGCGGTCATCGCCTCCTTCGCCGTCGTCGGGTGGTGCTGCCTGCGCGTCATGCGGCGCTGCGAGTCCGTCTACGTCTCGGTGGTCACCGCCGGCATTATGACCTGGATCGTGGGCCAGGCCTTTATCAATATGAGCGTGGTGGTGGGTCTCCTGCCCGTCCTGGGCGTCCCCCTGCCCCTGATCAGCGCCGGGGGCTCCTCCCTCATATCGGTGCTGGCGGCTGTCGGCGTCCTGCTGTCCTTCGCCCGCGCCGAGCCGGGGGCCGCCCAGGAGCTCGCGGCACGTCCTGGTGCGGTGCGCCGTACCCTGTCCGTCGTCTCCTCAAGGAGGAAGAGTGTCTGA
- the murC gene encoding UDP-N-acetylmuramate--L-alanine ligase: MTESNRDRGAGAAALDGQAFHLIGVGGAGMSVVAQLLAERGATVTGSDAHDGPALEHLRDLGLGVYVGHDPARVPPRATVVVSSAIRASNPELLAARAARARVVHRSQALALAAQGRDLVAVAGAHGKTTTSSMLAQALRRLGQDPSFAVGGVVRDLGTGAHLGGGAVFVAEADESDRSFLNYSPRVEVITNVEPDHLDTYGTAEAFEAAFLDFAHCLVPGGLLVACADDPGSLRLALTAAEEGLRVATYGTTGVASLPAGSLVESHVHLEVTGRHAQGTQAVLTRTVMSDGGLSTSVPVHLDLGAPGDHVALDAAGAWAAGLEVGADPEAMARALACFGGAGRRFEARGEGDGVRVVDDYAHHPTEIRALLEAARQVVAPGGRVLVLFQPHLFSRTQAFADRFAAALDQADEVIVTGVYPARENQSDFPQVTGAMITDRMRAGRYVADREQAAHAAAAAARPGDLLLTVGAGDVTELADVVLEDLRRRGDGAS; this comes from the coding sequence ATGACTGAGAGCAACCGGGACCGGGGGGCGGGCGCCGCGGCGCTGGACGGGCAGGCCTTCCACCTCATTGGCGTGGGGGGCGCCGGGATGAGCGTGGTCGCCCAGCTGCTGGCGGAGCGCGGCGCCACCGTCACCGGCTCGGACGCCCACGACGGGCCCGCCCTGGAGCACCTGCGTGACCTGGGGCTGGGGGTGTACGTCGGCCACGACCCCGCCCGCGTCCCGCCGCGGGCCACGGTGGTGGTCTCTAGCGCGATCAGGGCCTCCAACCCCGAGCTCCTGGCCGCCCGGGCGGCCAGGGCCAGGGTCGTGCACCGCTCCCAGGCCCTGGCCCTGGCGGCCCAGGGACGCGACCTGGTGGCGGTGGCCGGCGCCCACGGCAAGACGACCACCTCCTCCATGCTGGCCCAGGCGCTGCGCCGCCTGGGCCAGGACCCGTCCTTCGCCGTCGGCGGGGTCGTCAGGGACCTGGGGACCGGGGCGCACCTGGGCGGCGGAGCCGTCTTCGTGGCCGAGGCTGACGAGTCCGACCGCTCCTTCCTCAACTACAGCCCCCGGGTGGAGGTCATTACCAACGTCGAGCCCGACCACCTGGACACCTACGGCACGGCGGAGGCCTTTGAGGCCGCCTTCCTCGACTTCGCCCACTGCCTGGTCCCCGGCGGCCTCCTGGTAGCCTGCGCCGACGACCCCGGTTCCCTGCGCCTGGCGCTGACCGCCGCCGAGGAGGGGCTGCGGGTGGCCACCTACGGCACCACCGGGGTCGCCAGCCTGCCGGCTGGCTCCCTGGTGGAGTCCCACGTCCACCTGGAGGTCACCGGGCGGCACGCGCAGGGCACCCAGGCCGTCCTGACCCGCACGGTCATGTCCGACGGCGGCCTGTCCACCTCCGTACCCGTGCACCTGGACCTGGGCGCACCGGGGGACCACGTGGCCCTCGACGCCGCCGGGGCCTGGGCGGCCGGGCTGGAGGTCGGTGCCGACCCCGAGGCCATGGCCCGGGCCCTGGCGTGCTTCGGCGGTGCCGGGCGCCGTTTCGAGGCGCGGGGGGAGGGCGACGGCGTGCGCGTCGTGGACGACTACGCCCACCACCCCACCGAGATCCGGGCGCTGCTCGAGGCCGCCCGCCAGGTCGTGGCGCCGGGGGGGCGGGTCCTGGTCCTCTTCCAGCCCCACCTGTTCTCCCGCACCCAGGCCTTTGCCGACCGCTTCGCCGCCGCCCTGGACCAGGCCGACGAGGTCATTGTGACCGGCGTCTACCCGGCCCGTGAGAACCAGTCCGACTTCCCGCAGGTCACGGGCGCCATGATCACCGACCGCATGCGCGCGGGCCGCTACGTGGCCGACCGGGAGCAGGCCGCGCACGCGGCGGCCGCCGCCGCCCGCCCCGGTGACCTGCTGCTGACCGTGGGGGCCGGGGACGTCACCGAGCTGGCTGACGTGGTCCTGGAGGACCTGCGCCGTCGTGGGGACGGGGCGTCGTGA
- a CDS encoding cell division protein FtsQ/DivIB, which translates to MRHRRPRAPGPSSREEGQADQPATGRGELEVLGRSPSGELAPAGERVVSTGLADRLEERRRAVRSLRRRRLVTTLAVVAVVAVLVWIPLFSPLFSLHADDIHVSGADSTVSVQDVRQALAPQMGQSLVSLNLEEMGHEVTDALVRVRSVRVTRNWPRGVDVALTLRVPVAVRQVEGGYELLDGDAVVLGTVGEAPAGLATIVTPQGESLTGEQVSAVAVAIGALDPAVRAQVVSGTASATGQVSLSLASGSTVVWGDTTDLALKARVLTQLLGARSASVYDVSAPRSPVTAGEATPTPTAP; encoded by the coding sequence GTGAGGCACCGGCGTCCCCGCGCCCCGGGCCCCTCCTCGCGAGAGGAGGGGCAGGCCGACCAGCCCGCCACGGGGCGCGGTGAGCTGGAGGTCCTGGGACGCTCCCCGTCCGGGGAGCTCGCGCCGGCGGGGGAGCGGGTGGTCTCCACCGGTCTGGCCGACCGCCTGGAGGAGCGGCGCCGGGCGGTGCGCTCCCTGCGCCGCAGGCGGCTGGTGACCACCCTGGCCGTGGTGGCCGTGGTGGCGGTCCTGGTGTGGATCCCCCTGTTCTCGCCGTTGTTCTCCCTGCACGCCGACGACATCCACGTCTCGGGCGCCGACTCCACGGTGAGCGTCCAGGACGTCCGCCAGGCCCTGGCCCCCCAGATGGGGCAGTCCCTGGTGTCCCTGAACCTGGAGGAGATGGGCCACGAGGTGACTGACGCCCTGGTGCGGGTGCGCTCGGTGCGGGTCACCCGCAACTGGCCCCGGGGGGTGGACGTGGCGCTGACCCTGCGCGTCCCGGTGGCGGTCCGGCAGGTGGAGGGCGGCTACGAGCTCCTGGACGGTGACGCCGTCGTCCTGGGGACGGTGGGTGAGGCGCCCGCGGGCCTGGCCACGATCGTCACCCCGCAGGGGGAGTCCCTCACCGGGGAGCAGGTCAGTGCCGTGGCGGTGGCCATAGGCGCCCTGGACCCCGCCGTGCGCGCCCAGGTCGTCTCGGGGACGGCCTCGGCCACCGGGCAGGTGTCGCTGAGCCTGGCCAGCGGGTCCACCGTGGTCTGGGGCGACACCACGGACCTGGCGCTCAAGGCCAGGGTGCTCACCCAGCTGCTGGGTGCCCGCAGCGCCAGCGTCTACGACGTCTCGGCCCCGCGCTCGCCGGTGACCGCGGGGGAGGCGACGCCCACGCCCACGGCCCCGTGA
- the ftsZ gene encoding cell division protein FtsZ, with the protein MAESQHYQAVIKVVGVGGGGVNAVNRMIEAGLRGVEFIAVNTDAQALLMSDADTKLDIGRDLTRGLGAGADPSIGRKAAEDHQDDIRESLDGADMVFVTAGEGGGTGTGAAPVVAHVARELGALTIGVVTRPFAFEGRRRANQAESGVANLREEVDTLIVIPNDRLLQIADRNISVVDAFKQADQVLLQGVQGITELITTPGLINVDFNDVKSVMQDAGSALMGIGSATGEDRALTATEQAIASPLLETSIEGAHGVLLFFQGGSDLGLFEISNAAELVREAVHPEANIIFGNVVDGALGDEVRVTVIAAGFDDDSQVARPESAAARPPATTRQAVTSRQAVTSRQAPAPRPVMGNQAPTASVHRLHQASETQARGVHAVQNPVTRPVVVPPPNSYQPRSASPVASAPTTSEIPPYADVPWTAAARSGPELDVPPTIGSEDSDNDNLDLPDFLR; encoded by the coding sequence GTGGCGGAATCTCAGCACTACCAGGCAGTCATCAAGGTGGTGGGCGTCGGCGGCGGTGGCGTCAACGCCGTCAACCGCATGATCGAGGCCGGTCTGCGTGGCGTCGAGTTCATTGCCGTGAACACGGACGCTCAGGCCCTCCTCATGTCCGACGCCGACACCAAGCTCGACATCGGCCGCGACCTGACCCGTGGCCTGGGTGCCGGGGCCGACCCCAGCATCGGGCGCAAGGCGGCCGAGGACCACCAGGACGACATCCGCGAGTCCCTGGACGGGGCCGACATGGTCTTCGTCACCGCTGGTGAGGGCGGTGGCACCGGTACCGGGGCGGCCCCCGTCGTGGCCCACGTGGCCCGTGAGCTCGGCGCCCTGACCATCGGGGTGGTGACCCGCCCCTTTGCCTTCGAGGGCCGTCGTCGCGCCAACCAGGCCGAGAGCGGCGTGGCCAACCTCCGCGAGGAGGTGGACACCCTTATTGTCATCCCCAACGACCGCCTTCTCCAGATCGCGGACCGCAATATCTCGGTGGTGGACGCCTTCAAGCAGGCCGACCAGGTCCTCCTCCAAGGTGTCCAGGGCATTACCGAGCTCATCACCACCCCCGGGTTGATCAATGTCGACTTCAACGACGTGAAGTCCGTTATGCAGGACGCCGGCAGCGCCCTCATGGGCATCGGCTCGGCCACGGGCGAGGACCGCGCCCTGACCGCCACCGAGCAGGCCATTGCCTCCCCGCTGCTGGAGACCTCCATCGAGGGCGCCCACGGCGTCCTGCTGTTCTTCCAGGGCGGCTCCGACCTGGGCCTGTTCGAGATCAGCAACGCCGCCGAGCTGGTCCGTGAGGCCGTCCACCCCGAGGCCAATATCATCTTCGGCAACGTGGTCGACGGCGCCCTGGGCGACGAGGTCCGCGTGACGGTCATCGCCGCCGGCTTCGACGACGACTCCCAGGTGGCCCGTCCCGAGAGCGCCGCCGCCCGCCCGCCCGCCACCACCCGCCAGGCCGTCACCAGCCGCCAGGCCGTCACCAGCCGCCAGGCCCCGGCCCCCCGCCCGGTGATGGGCAACCAGGCACCGACCGCCTCGGTGCACAGGCTCCACCAGGCCTCCGAGACCCAGGCACGCGGCGTCCACGCCGTCCAGAACCCGGTCACCCGCCCGGTGGTGGTACCGCCGCCCAACTCCTACCAGCCGAGGTCGGCCTCGCCGGTGGCCTCCGCCCCCACCACCAGCGAGATCCCCCCCTACGCCGACGTGCCCTGGACGGCCGCGGCCCGCTCCGGGCCGGAACTGGACGTGCCCCCCACCATCGGGTCGGAGGACTCCGACAACGACAACCTGGACCTGCCGGACTTCCTGCGCTGA
- the pgeF gene encoding peptidoglycan editing factor PgeF, translating to MTVPDLVEVSLGPGARGVFTTTGTALGRAQAPAAAGDPGFNLAAHVGDDPDRVAARRRELEEALGTRVAWMRQVHSTVVAPAAPGQEPTADALVADLRGRGPLAAGVLTADCVPLLLASADGRLLAAVHAGRRGMCEGVVDAALGEMARLGAAVPDILAALGPSICGACYEVPEAMRAQVAAREPDCASRTRWGTPAIDVAAGVRAQLRRAGVRHITDVSICTYEDERFYSYRRQGDVGRLGGVVLPVF from the coding sequence ATGACCGTCCCCGACCTGGTCGAGGTCAGCCTCGGTCCTGGTGCCCGTGGTGTCTTCACCACCACGGGCACCGCCCTCGGGCGCGCCCAGGCGCCTGCCGCCGCGGGCGACCCGGGCTTCAACCTGGCCGCCCACGTGGGTGACGACCCCGACCGTGTGGCCGCGCGCCGGCGCGAGCTGGAGGAGGCGCTCGGGACGCGGGTGGCCTGGATGCGCCAGGTCCACTCCACGGTCGTCGCCCCCGCCGCCCCGGGGCAGGAGCCCACCGCGGACGCCCTGGTGGCCGACCTGCGTGGCCGCGGGCCGCTGGCCGCGGGCGTCCTCACCGCCGACTGCGTGCCCCTCCTGCTGGCCTCGGCCGACGGGCGGCTGCTGGCGGCCGTCCACGCCGGGCGGCGCGGCATGTGCGAGGGCGTCGTGGACGCGGCCCTGGGTGAGATGGCGCGCTTGGGCGCGGCCGTCCCGGACATCCTGGCCGCCCTCGGCCCCTCGATCTGCGGGGCGTGCTACGAGGTCCCCGAGGCGATGCGCGCCCAGGTGGCCGCCCGCGAGCCGGACTGCGCCAGCCGGACCCGGTGGGGCACCCCCGCCATTGACGTCGCCGCGGGGGTCCGTGCGCAGCTACGACGTGCAGGAGTGAGGCATATTACAGATGTGAGTATATGCACGTATGAGGACGAGCGCTTCTACTCCTACCGCCGGCAGGGGGACGTCGGACGCCTGGGAGGCGTTGTTCTGCCCGTGTTCTGA
- a CDS encoding cell division protein SepF: MSASALRKVSTFLGMAEQPDEATYAESYAAEAPMDYEDVTPYEEDVEEEMEEPVPADLRRIVTVHPSTYNEARVIGESFRDGVPVIVNLSNMSESDARRMVDFSAGLVFGLHGAIERVTPRVFLLTPISVSIDDGEAATTTHSRFFNQG; the protein is encoded by the coding sequence ATGAGCGCCAGCGCCCTGCGCAAGGTATCAACCTTTCTCGGCATGGCCGAGCAGCCCGACGAGGCCACCTACGCGGAGTCCTACGCGGCCGAGGCCCCCATGGACTACGAGGACGTGACCCCCTACGAGGAAGATGTCGAGGAGGAGATGGAGGAGCCTGTTCCTGCCGACCTTCGCCGGATCGTCACCGTGCACCCCTCTACCTACAACGAGGCCCGTGTCATCGGTGAGTCCTTCCGTGACGGCGTCCCCGTCATTGTGAACCTCAGCAACATGAGCGAGTCCGACGCCCGCCGCATGGTGGACTTCTCCGCCGGCCTGGTCTTCGGTCTGCACGGCGCCATCGAGCGGGTCACGCCCCGCGTCTTCCTGCTGACGCCCATCTCAGTGTCGATCGACGACGGGGAGGCCGCTACCACCACGCACAGCCGCTTCTTCAACCAGGGCTGA
- a CDS encoding YggT family protein, which produces MSSSLSQVVWIVWCLLSLYLLVLLVRVVLDWVRFFARSWRPRGVVLVLANLVYWLTDPPLRWLRRALPVLRLGAMGIDLGFIVLFLGIMLIQEALLALV; this is translated from the coding sequence GTGAGCAGCTCCCTGAGCCAGGTCGTCTGGATCGTCTGGTGCCTGCTGAGCCTCTACCTTCTCGTCCTCCTGGTCCGGGTGGTCCTGGACTGGGTCCGGTTCTTCGCCCGCTCCTGGCGACCACGCGGGGTGGTCCTGGTCCTGGCCAACCTCGTCTACTGGCTGACGGACCCGCCCTTACGCTGGCTGCGGAGGGCGCTGCCGGTCCTCCGGCTGGGAGCCATGGGCATCGACCTCGGCTTCATCGTACTTTTCCTTGGAATCATGCTGATTCAGGAGGCTCTCCTGGCACTTGTCTGA
- a CDS encoding DivIVA domain-containing protein — MALLTADDVLNKKFQATKFREGYEQDEVDEFLDEVVEAMRQLEAENIDLKARLEAANRRVAEFGEGGPSTVVPVVEEHRVAPVAPALTVDSPEQEPSAASGMLELAQRLHDEHVANGKAEGDRIIAEARTTGEQIVREAEDQRNRTLAQLEKERSGLEHKIDELRRFESDYRTRLKSYLQNLLSNVEDGNQNSDLGI, encoded by the coding sequence ATGGCGCTGCTGACCGCAGACGACGTCCTCAACAAGAAGTTCCAGGCCACCAAGTTCCGCGAGGGCTACGAGCAGGACGAGGTTGACGAGTTCCTCGACGAGGTCGTGGAGGCCATGCGGCAGCTGGAGGCCGAGAACATCGACCTCAAGGCCCGTCTAGAGGCTGCCAACCGCCGCGTTGCGGAGTTCGGTGAGGGCGGCCCCTCCACCGTGGTCCCCGTGGTGGAGGAGCACCGGGTGGCCCCCGTCGCCCCCGCCCTGACCGTGGACTCCCCCGAGCAGGAGCCCTCTGCGGCCTCGGGCATGCTCGAGCTGGCTCAACGCCTGCACGACGAGCACGTGGCCAACGGCAAGGCCGAGGGCGACCGCATTATCGCCGAGGCCCGCACCACCGGTGAGCAGATCGTGCGTGAGGCCGAGGACCAGCGCAACCGCACACTGGCTCAACTTGAGAAGGAGCGCTCGGGCCTGGAGCACAAGATCGACGAGCTCCGGCGCTTCGAGTCCGACTACCGCACACGCCTCAAGAGCTACCTCCAGAACCTGCTGTCCAACGTTGAGGACGGCAACCAAAACAGTGACCTTGGTATCTGA
- the lspA gene encoding signal peptidase II, with the protein MPTPARTGLPARPWSRSVLMVWLLAAAVILIDQLTKVWAVAALSDGSRVRLLGSWLSLVLLRNPGAAFSFATGQTWLFALIAVVVSGIVVWVSRRLASTWWALALGLVLGGAVGNLVDRLVRSPGFLRGRVIDFLDYGGHFVGNIADIAIVVAAGIVMVLSILGVNLDGSRVGKPAENTSSDQEPDPDAESAEAEDTAEARDPAEVRDPAEVRDAAPVGSSPEAAPGADPAPGREPAPGAPGAGA; encoded by the coding sequence ATGCCCACTCCTGCCCGTACCGGCCTGCCCGCACGGCCGTGGTCCCGCTCCGTCCTCATGGTGTGGCTCCTGGCCGCAGCCGTGATCCTGATCGACCAGCTCACCAAGGTGTGGGCCGTGGCGGCCCTCAGCGACGGCAGCCGGGTGCGCCTCCTGGGCTCCTGGCTGTCCCTGGTCCTGCTGCGCAACCCCGGGGCGGCCTTCTCCTTCGCCACGGGGCAGACGTGGCTCTTCGCCCTCATCGCCGTGGTGGTCTCCGGCATTGTCGTGTGGGTCAGCCGCCGCCTGGCCTCCACCTGGTGGGCCCTGGCCCTGGGGCTGGTACTGGGCGGGGCCGTGGGCAACCTGGTGGACCGGCTCGTACGCTCCCCGGGGTTCCTGCGGGGCCGGGTCATTGACTTCCTGGACTACGGCGGGCACTTCGTGGGCAATATCGCGGACATCGCCATTGTGGTCGCGGCCGGGATCGTGATGGTTCTCTCGATCCTGGGGGTCAACCTTGACGGGAGCCGCGTCGGTAAGCCCGCGGAGAACACCTCGTCGGACCAGGAGCCCGACCCGGACGCGGAGTCCGCCGAGGCAGAGGACACTGCCGAGGCAAGGGATCCTGCTGAGGTGAGAGACCCTGCTGAGGTGAGGGACGCCGCCCCGGTGGGGTCCTCCCCGGAGGCGGCACCGGGGGCCGACCCCGCCCCGGGGCGGGAGCCGGCACCGGGGGCCCCGGGGGCTGGTGCATGA
- a CDS encoding RluA family pseudouridine synthase → MSLRLLPVPEGLVGERLDAALARMTGLSRSRAEEICARGGVRVDGREVRKSERLVAGTTLEVDLPDPRPAGPVATPVEGMGILYEDEDIVVVDKPPGVAAHPSMGWDGPDVLGALAAMRVRVATSGAAERQGIVSRLDVGTSGVMIVAKGERAYSVLKRSFREHVPVKVYHALVQGHLDPSSGTIDAPIGRHPGRQWRMAVVDGGRESVTHYDVMEAMPLANLVKVRLETGRTHQIRVHFSAVGHPCVGDESYGADPALSARTGLRRQWLHAVELSLPHPVTGEWMGFSSPYPADLVRALDALRLP, encoded by the coding sequence ATGAGCCTGCGTCTCCTGCCGGTGCCCGAGGGGCTGGTCGGGGAGCGCCTGGACGCGGCCCTGGCCCGCATGACCGGCCTGTCCCGCTCCCGGGCGGAGGAGATCTGCGCGCGCGGAGGGGTACGGGTCGACGGCCGGGAGGTCCGCAAGTCCGAGCGCCTGGTGGCCGGTACCACCCTGGAGGTGGACCTGCCCGACCCCCGGCCCGCCGGTCCCGTGGCCACGCCCGTGGAGGGCATGGGGATCCTCTACGAGGACGAGGACATTGTGGTGGTGGACAAGCCGCCCGGCGTCGCCGCCCACCCCTCCATGGGCTGGGACGGCCCCGACGTGCTGGGGGCGCTGGCCGCCATGCGGGTCCGCGTGGCCACCTCCGGGGCCGCCGAGCGTCAGGGGATCGTCTCCCGCCTGGACGTGGGGACCTCCGGGGTCATGATCGTGGCCAAGGGGGAGCGTGCCTACTCCGTGCTCAAGCGCTCCTTCCGTGAGCACGTGCCGGTCAAGGTCTACCACGCCCTGGTCCAGGGGCACCTGGATCCCTCCTCGGGGACGATCGACGCCCCCATTGGGCGCCACCCGGGCCGGCAGTGGCGCATGGCGGTCGTCGACGGCGGGAGGGAGTCGGTCACCCACTACGACGTCATGGAAGCCATGCCCCTGGCCAACCTCGTCAAGGTCCGCCTGGAGACCGGTCGCACCCACCAGATCCGGGTCCACTTCTCAGCCGTCGGTCACCCCTGCGTCGGGGACGAGTCCTACGGCGCCGACCCCGCCCTGAGCGCCCGCACCGGCCTGCGACGCCAGTGGCTCCACGCGGTCGAGCTCAGCCTGCCGCACCCGGTCACAGGGGAGTGGATGGGGTTCTCCTCCCCCTACCCCGCCGACCTGGTCCGCGCCCTGGACGCCCTGCGCCTGCCCTGA